In the Cardinium endosymbiont of Culicoides punctatus genome, CATCGACATTATCCCAATTATCATCAAAGTATTCTGTAACAGGTAAAAGTATCCAGTTATGGAAGAAGCAGTTTTTAGCGAATGCCTCATTAGCCTTTGATCCAGAAAAAGTTGTTAGTGTTTATAAAGAACAAATTAATAAACTGAAGTCATCCAATGATGAACTAGCCAAAGCTTTGGGCAAAACTACAGTTGAGCGGGACTGGGCAGTGGGAAAGCTCAAGAGCTTGGATTCATCAAATAAAAAAGTCTTGTCGATTCCAAGCTTAATACCTTATCCAAGGCAAGACAATGCGCCCTATTATCCATAAATCGGAGCTCGATGTATTACACATCCAAAGT is a window encoding:
- a CDS encoding transposase gives rise to the protein MSKKQIRTFSSEEKARIVLELLKETSTLSQLSSKYSVTGKSIQLWKKQFLANASLAFDPEKVVSVYKEQINKLKSSNDELAKALGKTTVERDWAVGKLKSLDSSNKKVLSIPSLIPYPRQDNAPYYP